From a single Lolium rigidum isolate FL_2022 chromosome 7, APGP_CSIRO_Lrig_0.1, whole genome shotgun sequence genomic region:
- the LOC124677506 gene encoding uncharacterized protein LOC124677506, whose protein sequence is MPLPFQLRNHHGHGAMEHRPPQPPAARVSVFRRLLVRVSSAERVQAGDGKDEKPLETEVGSLGLDRMVLSFMEDAAAVESRPQRGRCNCFHGSGHHDSSDDEVFDFLPSGHSAPSSASKAAAGDALEALKVLVQSASVAERNLLADASRIAERCRKGQGGAKKKADVRRAVADGLRVLGHDASVCKSRWDKTPSFPAGEHEYIDAVLGETSTARLIVEVDFRSEFQVARSTKAYRAVLQALPSLFVGTPGRLGQIVAVVAEAARQSLKKKGLHFPPWRKPEYMRAKWLSPHVRCSDDIKPPSPTPVSAASFTGEFELRFDRKTKGLESAPACDDDGSIVEQKITVVVSPSPWRPVGPEARKKRPIAGLASVL, encoded by the exons ATGCCGTTGCCGTTCCAGCTGAGGAACCACCACGGTCACGGCGCGATGGAGCACAGGCCGCCGCAACCGCCGGCCGCCAGGGTGTCCGTGTTCCGGAGGCTGCTGGTTCGGGTGTCCTCGGCGGAGCGGGTGCAGGCCGGGGACGGCAAGGACGAGAAGCCGCTGGAGACAGAGGTGGGATCGTTGGGGCTGGACCGCATGGTTCTAAGCTTCATGGAGGACGCGGCCGCCGTGGAGTCGCGACCCCAGCGCGGGCGCTGCAACTGCTTCCACGGGAGCGGCCaccacgacagcagcgacgacgaggtgtTCGACTTCCTCCCCTCCGGCCACTCCGCCCCCTCCTCGGCCTCGaaggccgccgccggagacgcctTGGAGGCTCTGAAG GTTTTGGTGCAGAGCGCGAGCGTGGCGGAGCGGAACCTCCTCGCCGACGCGTCCAGGATCGCCGAGAGGTGCCGCAAGGGCCAGGGCGGCGCCAAGAAGAAAGCCGACGTTCGTCGCGCCGTCGCCGACGGCCTGAGAGTCCTCGGCCACGACGCCAGCGTCTGCAAGTCGCGCTGGGACAAGACGCCCTCCTTCCCCGCAG GGGAGCACGAGTACATCGACGCGGTGCTGGGGgagacgtcgacggcgaggctgaTCGTGGAGGTGGACTTTCGGTCGGAGTTCCAGGTGGCGCGCTCGACCAAGGCGTACCGTGCGGTGCTGCAGGCGCTGCCGTCGCTCTTCGTCGGGACACCGGGCCGCCTCGGGCAGATCGTCGCCGTAgtcgccgaggccgcgcggcagAGCCTCAAGAAGAAGGGCCTCCACTTCCCGCCCTGGCGCAAGCCCGAGTACATGCGCGCCAAGTGGCTCTCCCCGCACGTCCGCTGCTCAGACGACATCAAGCCGCCGTCCCCGACGCCGGTGTCCGCCGCGAGCTTCACCGGCGAGTTCGAACTGCGGTTTGACCGGAAGACGAAGGGGCTCGAATCTGCCCCCGCCTGCGACGACGACGGTAGCATCGTGGAGCAGAAGATCACGGTGGTGGTGTCGCCGTCGCCGTGGCGCCCGGTGGGGCCGgaggcgaggaagaagaggcccATCGCCGGGCTCGCCTCCGTGCTCTGA